The genomic DNA CAGCGCACCGGTTCTCCGCTGCTGGATCTACGCGTGCTGTTGCACCGCAACTACACGATCGCGCTGGGCCTGATGGCGATCGCGTTCCTGGCGATGATGGGTTCGATGATCCTGCTGCCGCTGTACCTGCAGAACCTGCGGGGGCTGAGCCCGCTGGCCACCGGCTTGCTGGTCATGCCGGGCGGCCTGGCGATGGGACTGCTCGGCCCGATCGTCGGCAGGCTCTTCGACCGGTTCGGCGGCCGCGTGCTGGTGATCCCCGGCGCGGTGTGCATCGCCGCCGCGTTGGCCGGTTTCACCCAGATCTCCATGACGATGCCGTACTGGCAGCTGCTCGTCCTGCACATCCTGCTGATGGTGGCCTTGGCCGCCACCTTCACTCCGGTCTTCACCCTCGGTCTCGGCGCCCTCCCGCAGCCGCTGTACTCCCACGGCAGCTCGCTGCTGGGCACCCTGCAGCAGGTGGCGGCCGCTTTCGGCACCGCGCTGGTGGTGACGGTGATGTCGGCCCGCAGCACGGGGCTGCTCGCCGACGGGGTGGCCGCCGAGAGCGCTCAGCTCAGCGGCATGCGGCTCGCGTTCGCCGTCGTCGCCGTACTGTCGCTGGGCGTCGTCGCCATGGCGGCGCTGCTTCCCGCCCGCTCCGAGACCGAGGCGGAATCCGGCGAAGTGGACGAACCACTTCTGGTGCACTGAGCGTGGCGGTTCCGTGGGCCGGCCCGGAAGGGCTCGCCACGGAACCGCCACGCCGGTGAGAACCCGATCCGAATCACCGCATCGACCGCCACGGGTCGGTGCGGTGATTCGGCTCACCGGGGCCTCTTCCCCGAGAACACCTCAGGCGGCGATCCGGAAGACGGGATAGCCTGCCGCGACGCGAAGCAACTCCTCGTCGGAAGCGGTGTGGTCCAGGCCCTCGAAGAAGACGCCCACCTCGAACTTCCAGCGCTCGAGATAGGCGCGCAGGACCGGCGGCTTCTCCTCATCGCGCAACTCGACGGCGGCGAACGGCGTCACCCGCTTGCCCAGGCGCAGTTCGCCGTGACCGTCGGCGGCGCGCAGGTTACGCACCCATTGCGTGTGACCGCGCGGGGCGACGAGGTAGCGCTCGCCGTGCAGGTCGAGGGGATTGACCGGATTGGTACGCCACTCGCCGCTCGTGCGGCCGCGGACCGCCACCAGTTGGGCGCCGTAGAGGCTGAGTCCCTTGCCGGTGACCCACCGGACGGCGTCGTTGAAGAGGTTGCCCAGACGCCCGGCTTCGACGTAACGCATGCCATGTTCTCCTTTGTGAGCACTGCTCTCGATATGGAACAGTGAACACCATGAGGCGCCGTGACGCAAGAGCAGTGCTCTCTTTTCGGTGTGATGCTCTGGCAGACTGGAGGGCATGACCGCGATCCGAACCGCCAGACAGCGAGCCCGCGACGAACTGACCTCCGAGATCAAGCAGGAGGCGAGGAAGCAGCTCGCCGAAGGCGGCTCAGCGCAACTGTCCCTGCGAGCCGTCGCCCGCGCGCTCGGCATGGCGTCGTCGGCCATCTACCGCTACTTCCCCAGCCGGGACGAACTGCTGACGGCTCTCATCGTCGACGCGTACAACGCGCTGGGAGACGCGGCCGAACAGGCCGACCAGCCCGGCGCCCCGGCACGACACCGGTGGTTGCTCGTCTGCGCGGCGGCCCGCAGCTGGGCCCTGGCCCACCCACACGAGTACGCCCTGATCTACGGCTCCCCGGTCCCCGGCTATCAGGCCCCGGCCGAGACCGTGGACTCCGGCAGTCGCGTCGTGCGCCGGTGCGGCGAGATCCTCCGGGCCGGACAGCCGCTGCGCCCCGCTCTCCCGAGCCCGCTGGAACCCGCCCTCATGACACAGATGCGGGCAGTGCTGTCCCGGGAAGACCTGGACCTGGCTCCGGAGGATTTCGTCCGGTTGCTCATCGCCTGGTCCCAGCTGTTCGGGCTCATCAGCTTCGAGTTGTTCGGTCAGTTCACCGGCACAGCCGACCCCGCCGAGGCGTTGTTCGGCCATGCCGCCGCGCAGATGGCCGACTACCTCGGCTTGCGCTGAGCCGTCGCACGCGTCGAAGTCGCGCAGCACACACCCCGATCGCCCTGCGCCGAATACTCACCGCCGAAGATCGGAAACGATCCGACAGCGGACATGGGTGACAACGGCCGCCCACGGACGCGGAGAAGCCGACCTCGTCGTTCGCGCTGACGGCGCGCAGGGCGCGGGATGTGGTGGCTGCGTGTGATCGCAGGCCGCGCCGGGGCGAACACGTATGCCGAGCGGGCTCGACGGTGGCGCGCCCCCGCCGGTCGGTGGGAGCGCGCTATCACCGGGTCTTGGCTCACCGTGTGACGGGCAGCAGAGCGGCGAGGGCTCTCGCCGTCTGCGGGTGCGCCTCGATCAGCGCGGTGGCGGCGGCATGTGGTGCGGTCTCGAGCTGCTGCCACTCGCCCTCGTGGCCGAGCAACGTCGCGTAGGCGTCGCAGGTCGCGGGGTGGGCGCGCAGGAGGTCGGCGGCCGGACCGCACGCGGCGGTGGCCGGGCTCGAGCCGGTGCCCTGCTTCGGGGGGCGTGACCACGGGGGGACGAAGGAGGCAATGCCCGTCCTGTCGCCGGGGAAGGTCCGGCCCGCCTCCCGGGTCAGGGCGGGGATGAGTTCACCGGCCTGACCGCGCAGGGTGATGATCAGACTCGGCAGCCACGGCAGCAGGACCGCGTCGGGGAGACGGCCGAACGCCTTCGACAGCAGTTCGACGACGAACGACTTGATCGACGGCACCGGATCCATCGCCTGGATGAATCCGCTGAGATACTGCGGGAACGCGGGGACGACAAGGGGATTGGCGAGCATGTCGTCGCAGCGGGTCCGCAGGTCGGCGAGGGTGAGCATGCCGAGCTGCAT from Nocardia higoensis includes the following:
- a CDS encoding TetR/AcrR family transcriptional regulator yields the protein MTAIRTARQRARDELTSEIKQEARKQLAEGGSAQLSLRAVARALGMASSAIYRYFPSRDELLTALIVDAYNALGDAAEQADQPGAPARHRWLLVCAAARSWALAHPHEYALIYGSPVPGYQAPAETVDSGSRVVRRCGEILRAGQPLRPALPSPLEPALMTQMRAVLSREDLDLAPEDFVRLLIAWSQLFGLISFELFGQFTGTADPAEALFGHAAAQMADYLGLR
- a CDS encoding nitroreductase/quinone reductase family protein yields the protein MRYVEAGRLGNLFNDAVRWVTGKGLSLYGAQLVAVRGRTSGEWRTNPVNPLDLHGERYLVAPRGHTQWVRNLRAADGHGELRLGKRVTPFAAVELRDEEKPPVLRAYLERWKFEVGVFFEGLDHTASDEELLRVAAGYPVFRIAA